The following proteins are encoded in a genomic region of Drosophila miranda strain MSH22 chromosome 4, D.miranda_PacBio2.1, whole genome shotgun sequence:
- the LOC108163778 gene encoding tRNA-splicing ligase RtcB homolog yields the protein MVVRSYNDELGYLEKINDHCWKIKKGFQPNMNVEGCFYVNSRLERLMLEELKNSCRPGAVGGFLPGVKQIANVAALPGIVGRSIGLPDIHSGYGFAIGNMAAFDMDNPLSIVSPGGVGFDINCGVRLLRTNLFEKDVQPVKEQLAQSLFDHIPVGVGSKGIIPMNARDLEEALEMGMDWSLREGYVWAEDKEHCEEYGRMLNADPAKVSMRAKKRGLPQLGTLGAGNHYAEIQVVDEIYDKWSASKMGIEEKGQVVVMIHSGSRGFGHQVATDALVQMEKAMKRDKIETNDRQLACARINSVEGQDYLKAMAAAANFAWVNRSSMTFLTRQAFAKMFNTTPDDLDMHVIYDVSHNIAKVENHIVDGKERKLLVHRKGSTRAFPPHHPLIPVDYQLTGQPVLVGGTMGTCSYVLTGTEQGMQETFGSTCHGAGRALSRAKSRRNLDYKEVLDKLEQIGIAIRVASPKLVMEEAPESYKDVTDVVDTCHAAGISKKCIKMRPIAVIKG from the exons ATGGTGGTTCGCTCTTACAATGATGAGCTCGGGTATCTTGAGAAGATCAACGACCACTGCTGGAAGATCAAAAAGGGCTTCCAGCCGAACATGAACGTCGAGGGATGCTTCTATGTGAACAGCCGGCTGGAGCGGCTCATGCTGGAGGAACTGAAGAATTCGTGCCGTCCCGGAGCAGTCGGTGGTTTCCTGCCCGGCGTCAAGCAAATCGCAAATGTGGCCGCCCTGCCCGGTATTGTGGGTCGCTCAATTGGCCTGCCCGACATACACTCAGGCTATGGATTCGCCATCGGCAATATGGCCGCATTCGACATGGATAACCCGCTGTCGATAGTGAGCCCTGGCGGCGTGGGCTTCGACATCAATTGCGGGGTTCGCCTGCTGCGCACCAATCTGTTCGAGAAGGACGTGCAGCCGGTGAAGGAGCAGCTGGCCCAGTCTCTGTTCGACCACATACCCGTCGGCGTGGGCTCAAAAGGCATCATTCCGATGAACGCCCGCGACCTGGAGGAGGCCCTGGAAATGGGAATGGACTGGTCGCTGCGCGAGGGCTACGTCTGGGCCGAGGACAAGGAGCACTGCGAGGAGTACGGCCGCATGTTGAACGCCGATCCCGCTAAGGTGAGCATGCGGGCCAAGAAGCGTGGGCTGCCGCAGCTTGGAACTCTGGGCGCGGGCAACCACTACGCCGAAATCCAGGTGGTGGACGAAATCTACGACAAGTGGAGCGCCTCCAAGATGGGCATCGAGGAGAAGGGCCAGGTGGTCGTCATGATACACTCTGGAAGCCGCGGCTTTGGTCACCAGGTCGCCACCGACGCGCTGGTGCAAATGGAAAAGGCCATGAAACGGGACAAGATTGAGACCAACGATCGGCAGCTGGCCTGCGCCCGCATTAACTCTGTTGAGGGACAGGACTACCTGAAGGCCATGGCGGCGGCGGCCAACTTCGCCTGGGTCAACCGCAGCTCCATGACCTTCCTCACCCGCCAGGCGTTCGCCAAGATGTTCAACACCACTCCGGACGATCTCGACATGCACGTCATCTACGATGTCTCGCACAACATCGCCAAAGTGGAGAACCACATTGTGGACGGCAAGGAGCGCAAGCTGCTCGTCCACCGCAAGGGTTCCACGCGCGCCTTTCCTCCCCACCATCCACTGATCCCAGTGGACTATCAGCTGACTGGCCAGCCCGTACTCGTGGGCGGCACCATGGGCACCTGCAGCTACGTGCTGACTGGCACAGAGCAGGGCATGCAGGAGACCTTCGGCAGCACCTGCCACGGAGCT GGTCGCGCCTTGTCACGTGCCAAATCTCGGCGCAATCTCGACTACAAGGAGGTGCTGGACAAGCTGGAGCAAATCGGCATTGCCATACGCGTAGCCTCACCCAAGCTAGTCATGGAGGAGGCTCCTGAGTCGTACAAGGATGTAACCGATGTTGTTGACACCTGTCACGCGGCGGGTATTAGCAAGAAGTGCATCAAAATGCGACCAATAGCAGTCATTAAGGGCTGA
- the LOC108162997 gene encoding uncharacterized protein LOC108162997 isoform X3, with amino-acid sequence MDRGNQPKMNFLELHDDCLDNILLHFGFDEILPLFNELHTRFDEAIERQLHRFRDLQFSMRHPPPFHEGLMLLLGRHLNSLHITVGYSTSDRDFLRYLNPLCQGASESLRLRALKLDHAKWSPDIVNAVCKVARSLLFLDMRHCDVRDYQITRLLESTDKMEALALLHVHNQTGDSYLQHNVLNRVPALKLIHITILGILPFSPEELSQQCPHLSFLISDLINREFKIYGPPAYLQDYYKYYHEYFKTP; translated from the exons ATGGATAGAGGAAATC AACCTAAGATGAACTTCTTGGAACTCCACGACGACTGTCTGGACAATATTTTACTTCATTTTGGCTTCGACGAGATACTGCCGCTTTTTAATGAACTCCATACACGTTTCGATGAGGCCATTGAACGTCAGCTGCACCGGTTTCGTGACTTGCAGTTCAGTATGCGGCATCCTCCTCCCTTTCATGAGGGCTTGATGCTGTTGCTGGGTCGCCATTTGAACAGCCTGCACATAACGGTAGGTTACTCGACCAGCGACAGAGATTTCCTTCGATATCTGAATCCCCTGTGCCAAGGGGCGTCGGAGAGCCTGCGCCTTCGGGCCCTCAAATTGGATCATGCCAAGTGGTCGCCTGACATCGTGAATGCTGTCTGTAAGGTGGCACGTTCCCTGCTCTTCTTGGACATGCGTCACTGCGATGTGCGGGATTATCAGATAACACGGCTCTTGGAATCGACGGATAAGATGgaggctctggctctgctgCATGTGCACAATCAGACGGGAGACTCTTATCTGCAACACAATGTACTCAACAGAGTGCCAGCTCTAAAACTCATCCATATAACAATCCTCGGAATCTTACCGTTTTCACCTGAAGAGCTGTCCCAGCAGTGTCCACATCTTAGCTTCCTGATTAGCGACTTGATCAACAGAGAATTCAAAATCTACGGACCACCAGCTTACTTACAAGACTACTATAAATATTACCATGAATATTTTAAGACCCCCTGA
- the LOC108162997 gene encoding uncharacterized protein LOC108162997 isoform X4, translating to MNFLELHDDCLDNILLHFGFDEILPLFNELHTRFDEAIERQLHRFRDLQFSMRHPPPFHEGLMLLLGRHLNSLHITVGYSTSDRDFLRYLNPLCQGASESLRLRALKLDHAKWSPDIVNAVCKVARSLLFLDMRHCDVRDYQITRLLESTDKMEALALLHVHNQTGDSYLQHNVLNRVPALKLIHITILGILPFSPEELSQQCPHLSFLISDLINREFKIYGPPAYLQDYYKYYHEYFKTP from the coding sequence ATGAACTTCTTGGAACTCCACGACGACTGTCTGGACAATATTTTACTTCATTTTGGCTTCGACGAGATACTGCCGCTTTTTAATGAACTCCATACACGTTTCGATGAGGCCATTGAACGTCAGCTGCACCGGTTTCGTGACTTGCAGTTCAGTATGCGGCATCCTCCTCCCTTTCATGAGGGCTTGATGCTGTTGCTGGGTCGCCATTTGAACAGCCTGCACATAACGGTAGGTTACTCGACCAGCGACAGAGATTTCCTTCGATATCTGAATCCCCTGTGCCAAGGGGCGTCGGAGAGCCTGCGCCTTCGGGCCCTCAAATTGGATCATGCCAAGTGGTCGCCTGACATCGTGAATGCTGTCTGTAAGGTGGCACGTTCCCTGCTCTTCTTGGACATGCGTCACTGCGATGTGCGGGATTATCAGATAACACGGCTCTTGGAATCGACGGATAAGATGgaggctctggctctgctgCATGTGCACAATCAGACGGGAGACTCTTATCTGCAACACAATGTACTCAACAGAGTGCCAGCTCTAAAACTCATCCATATAACAATCCTCGGAATCTTACCGTTTTCACCTGAAGAGCTGTCCCAGCAGTGTCCACATCTTAGCTTCCTGATTAGCGACTTGATCAACAGAGAATTCAAAATCTACGGACCACCAGCTTACTTACAAGACTACTATAAATATTACCATGAATATTTTAAGACCCCCTGA
- the LOC108162997 gene encoding uncharacterized protein LOC108162997 isoform X1 — MCQFIKRKEEPKMNFLELHDDCLDNILLHFGFDEILPLFNELHTRFDEAIERQLHRFRDLQFSMRHPPPFHEGLMLLLGRHLNSLHITVGYSTSDRDFLRYLNPLCQGASESLRLRALKLDHAKWSPDIVNAVCKVARSLLFLDMRHCDVRDYQITRLLESTDKMEALALLHVHNQTGDSYLQHNVLNRVPALKLIHITILGILPFSPEELSQQCPHLSFLISDLINREFKIYGPPAYLQDYYKYYHEYFKTP, encoded by the exons atgtgccagttcataaaACGCAAAG AAGAACCTAAGATGAACTTCTTGGAACTCCACGACGACTGTCTGGACAATATTTTACTTCATTTTGGCTTCGACGAGATACTGCCGCTTTTTAATGAACTCCATACACGTTTCGATGAGGCCATTGAACGTCAGCTGCACCGGTTTCGTGACTTGCAGTTCAGTATGCGGCATCCTCCTCCCTTTCATGAGGGCTTGATGCTGTTGCTGGGTCGCCATTTGAACAGCCTGCACATAACGGTAGGTTACTCGACCAGCGACAGAGATTTCCTTCGATATCTGAATCCCCTGTGCCAAGGGGCGTCGGAGAGCCTGCGCCTTCGGGCCCTCAAATTGGATCATGCCAAGTGGTCGCCTGACATCGTGAATGCTGTCTGTAAGGTGGCACGTTCCCTGCTCTTCTTGGACATGCGTCACTGCGATGTGCGGGATTATCAGATAACACGGCTCTTGGAATCGACGGATAAGATGgaggctctggctctgctgCATGTGCACAATCAGACGGGAGACTCTTATCTGCAACACAATGTACTCAACAGAGTGCCAGCTCTAAAACTCATCCATATAACAATCCTCGGAATCTTACCGTTTTCACCTGAAGAGCTGTCCCAGCAGTGTCCACATCTTAGCTTCCTGATTAGCGACTTGATCAACAGAGAATTCAAAATCTACGGACCACCAGCTTACTTACAAGACTACTATAAATATTACCATGAATATTTTAAGACCCCCTGA
- the LOC108162997 gene encoding uncharacterized protein LOC108162997 isoform X2 has product MDRGNQEPKMNFLELHDDCLDNILLHFGFDEILPLFNELHTRFDEAIERQLHRFRDLQFSMRHPPPFHEGLMLLLGRHLNSLHITVGYSTSDRDFLRYLNPLCQGASESLRLRALKLDHAKWSPDIVNAVCKVARSLLFLDMRHCDVRDYQITRLLESTDKMEALALLHVHNQTGDSYLQHNVLNRVPALKLIHITILGILPFSPEELSQQCPHLSFLISDLINREFKIYGPPAYLQDYYKYYHEYFKTP; this is encoded by the exons ATGGATAGAGGAAATC AAGAACCTAAGATGAACTTCTTGGAACTCCACGACGACTGTCTGGACAATATTTTACTTCATTTTGGCTTCGACGAGATACTGCCGCTTTTTAATGAACTCCATACACGTTTCGATGAGGCCATTGAACGTCAGCTGCACCGGTTTCGTGACTTGCAGTTCAGTATGCGGCATCCTCCTCCCTTTCATGAGGGCTTGATGCTGTTGCTGGGTCGCCATTTGAACAGCCTGCACATAACGGTAGGTTACTCGACCAGCGACAGAGATTTCCTTCGATATCTGAATCCCCTGTGCCAAGGGGCGTCGGAGAGCCTGCGCCTTCGGGCCCTCAAATTGGATCATGCCAAGTGGTCGCCTGACATCGTGAATGCTGTCTGTAAGGTGGCACGTTCCCTGCTCTTCTTGGACATGCGTCACTGCGATGTGCGGGATTATCAGATAACACGGCTCTTGGAATCGACGGATAAGATGgaggctctggctctgctgCATGTGCACAATCAGACGGGAGACTCTTATCTGCAACACAATGTACTCAACAGAGTGCCAGCTCTAAAACTCATCCATATAACAATCCTCGGAATCTTACCGTTTTCACCTGAAGAGCTGTCCCAGCAGTGTCCACATCTTAGCTTCCTGATTAGCGACTTGATCAACAGAGAATTCAAAATCTACGGACCACCAGCTTACTTACAAGACTACTATAAATATTACCATGAATATTTTAAGACCCCCTGA
- the LOC108162998 gene encoding C-type lectin 37Da-like — protein MLKYTVLFLALVSSAKEGWGRERFTIETHDGNHIGAVLKSEPFIKIGDGYYFFGRESVNWYVAYEKCRELEAELVTFETDEEFDAIARYLTANADRGNYWSSGNDLGKTGTHKWFSNGQRINSLRWAHGQPDNAGNKEHCIHLGYIYKDSQGFELNDRPCAYDGNSLFRFICEAPKLETISIVVWK, from the exons ATGCTGAAGTACACGGTTCTGTTCCTCGCTTTGGTGTCCAGCGCAAAGGAAGGCTGGGGCCGCGAAAGGTTCACCATTGAAACACATGATG GCAATCACATTGGTGCTGTCCTGAAATCGGAACCATTCATCAAGATCGGCGATGGATACTACTTCTTTGGGAGGGAGTCAGTCAACTGGTACGTGGCCTACGAGAAATGCCGGGAGCTGGAAGCCGAGCTGGTTACCTTCGAGACAGACGAGGAGTTCGACGCCATTGCCAGGTATCTAACGGCAAATGCAGATCGGGGCAACTACTGGAGCTCTGGGAACGATCTGGGCAAGACGGGAACCCACAAGTGGTTCTCCAATGGCCAGCGGATCAACAGTCTGAGATGGGCTCACGGACAACCCGACAACGCGGGGAACAAAGAGCATTGCATTCACTTGGGCTACATATATAAGGACTCCCAAGGATTCGAGCTGAACGATCGTCCCTGCGCCTACGATGGAAACAGTCTGTTTAGGTTTATATGCGAGGCGCCGAAGCTGGAGACAATATCGATTGTTGTGTGGAAGTAG